A window from Numida meleagris isolate 19003 breed g44 Domestic line chromosome 21, NumMel1.0, whole genome shotgun sequence encodes these proteins:
- the GOLGA7 gene encoding golgin subfamily A member 7 codes for MRPQQAPVSGKVFIQRDYSGGTRCQFQSKFPAELENRIDRQQFEETVRTLNNLYAEAEKLGGQSYLEGCLACLTAYTIFLCMETHYEKVLKKIAKFIQEQNEKIYAPQGLLLTDPIERGLRVIEITIYEDRGMSSGR; via the exons ATGAGGCCGCAGCAAGCGCCCGTTTCGGGCAAAGTGTTCATCCAGCGTGACTATAGTGGTGGGACACGCTGCCAGTTCCAGAGCAAGTTCCCGGCCGAACTGGAGAACCGG ATTGATAGGCAGCAGTTTGAAGAGACTGTCCGAACACTGAATAACCTTTATGCTGAAGCTGAGAAACTTGGGGGCCAGTCGTACCTTGAAGGGTGTCTGGCCTGTCTGACTGCCTATACTATCTTCTTGTGCATGGAAACACATTATGAAAAG GTTCTAAAGAAAATCGCCAAGTTCATTCAGGAACAGAATGAGAAGATCTATGCTCCTCAGGGCCTCCTTTTGACCGACCCCATCGAAAGAGGACTAAGAGTT ATTGAAATTACCATTTATGAAGACAGAGGTATGAGCAGTGGAAGATAA